TCTTGTCTTGAGTTCTAAAGAGCTCTCTTTCAAATTCTGCTGCCATTTCTCTAGATTTGAATATCATAAGGCTAATCTTAACCATCCAAGCGCCAATGCAAAGCGCCCTAGTTTCTAAATTACAAGGGGTTAACGTAAACTTCGAAAAAATATAGTTCTTCATAAGAATAAACAGTTATCTTACTAATAAATCCATTGTACCCCTACGCTTTGCCAATGTCAAGCCGCTTATCCACAGAAGGCCCTTATTGTGCCTTTTATCATCCTCTCTTTTGAGAATTCTGCCGCTTTTTTCTTGGCGTTTTTGGATAATTTTTGAGCTAAAAAATTATTAGATAAAAGTTCAATTATTTTTTCTTTTAACGCTTCTTTGTCGTTGAACTTTAGCAAAAAACCGGATTCGCCGTCTTCAATAAGCTCTGGATTACCTCCGGAGTCGGTTGTTACAACTGGCACGCCGAGCGCCATTGCTTCTAAAATTTGGTGTGAAAATCCTTCATAGGCCGTGTTTAGCGCAAAAACGTCAGCGGCGACTAAATACTCTAAAACTTTTTCGCGCGTCAGGTTTCCAACCATAATAATGCGATCCTCTAATTTTAAATTTTGAATTTTTAATTTTAAATTTTTATATTCCGGCCCATCCCCAATAATAATCAGCCTTGCCTCCGGTATTTCTTTCAAAATCTCCGGCATAATTTCAATCAGCGCGCCGAATCCTTTCCAAGGCACTAGCCTGCCTGCCGAGACTATTAGTCGAGAGTCAATGAGTTGTTGAGCGGGTTTGGCGAAGCCACCCCGAGCCATGCGAGGAAAGCGAAACAACTCATTGTCTTGAAAGGTATTATAAACCACGGAAATTTTTTCTGGCCTAATTCCCCATCTTGTCACAACCCTCTTCAAATACTCGCTAGGTACAATAATTTTTTTAGCGCGATTTGCGACAAATTTTTGGATTTTTCTTAAAAGCTCCACTTCCCATCTGTATTTGTTTCTTAAAAAATCATCCAAGACTGCTTTTACTCCGAATCGCTGAACGCCC
This sequence is a window from bacterium. Protein-coding genes within it:
- a CDS encoding glycosyltransferase family 4 protein; the protein is GVQRFGVKAVLDDFLRNKYRWEVELLRKIQKFVANRAKKIIVPSEYLKRVVTRWGIRPEKISVVYNTFQDNELFRFPRMARGGFAKPAQQLIDSRLIVSAGRLVPWKGFGALIEIMPEILKEIPEARLIIIGDGPEYKNLKLKIQNLKLEDRIIMVGNLTREKVLEYLVAADVFALNTAYEGFSHQILEAMALGVPVVTTDSGGNPELIEDGESGFLLKFNDKEALKEKIIELLSNNFLAQKLSKNAKKKAAEFSKERMIKGTIRAFCG